In Populus nigra chromosome 10, ddPopNigr1.1, whole genome shotgun sequence, the following proteins share a genomic window:
- the LOC133705759 gene encoding uncharacterized protein LOC133705759, whose translation MNFFKAVFADDPTPPDSPKSPPPSSEKPNPDPPTQNSTWSFGSLIQTLATKSESVIEIYKKDLEEFGSGLKNESAIIRDVASRAVHDLPASFEASAAVAQESVGQAIGGIGSSMWKSTAQIISQGRDSILASDHDHDRDLLLSNTDTNRSSLGKQYSRFDAQVRALQCDFDTYCCEPEDKEDYEKWKSRGFVIDEKKEEIERFISENGVIREIYGEVVPNRVDDESFWSRFFYRMFKLNQAEEARALLVKRAISGDEEEDLSWDFDDDKEEGDGLLSKGGESTVNVVDAEKGSVDGMIVENVAEKERVGVDGSEDKLEEKVIVGVDISEDKLKEKVVVVEGAGNIVQSCEDNVKLEEKVVVVEGEGEGEGNIVQSCKDNVKLEEKAVMGKEEGDNGKSCEDSDKLEEKVVEGKGDDGESPKDSDVSVVSSKSLAEEDLEWDEIEDIGSNDESKGEAVGSRKSAGTSRVDLHKQLSAAEEEEDFSWDIEDEDDARVK comes from the coding sequence ATGAATTTCTTCAAAGCAGTCTTCGCTGATGATCCAACGCCACCAGACTCCCCCAAATCCCCTCCTCCCAGCTCTGAAAAGCCGAACCCTGACCCGCCAACCCAAAACTCCACCTGGTCCTTTGGCTCTCTCATCCAAACCTTAGCAACCAAATCTGAATCCGTCATCGAAATCTACAAGAAAGACCTGGAAGAATTCGGATCCGGCTTGAAAAATGAATCCGCCATTATCCGCGATGTCGCTTCACGCGCCGTCCATGATCTCCCCGCTTCCTTCGAGGCCAGCGCTGCCGTCGCTCAGGAGTCCGTTGGACAAGCCATCGGTGGTATTGGATCCTCCATGTGGAAATCAACGGCCCAGATCATTTCTCAAGGTAGAGACTCCATTTTAGCCTCTGATCATGATCATGATCGTGATTTACTCTTATCTAATACTGATACCAATAGAAGTAGTTTGGGTAAACAGTACAGTCGTTTTGATGCTCAAGTGCGTGCATTGCAATGTGATTTCGATACTTACTGTTGTGAACCTGAGGATAAGGAGGATTATGAGAAATGGAAATCAAGGGGTTTTGTGATTGATGAGAAAAAAGAGGAGATTGAGAGGTTTATTAGTGAAAATGGGGTGATCAGGGAGATTTATGGTGAGGTTGTGCCTAATAGAGTTGATGATGAGAGTTTTTGGAGCAGGTTCTTTTATAGGATGTTTAAGTTGAACCAAGCAGAGGAGGCCAGGGCTTTGCTTGTTAAACGAGCGATTTCTGGGGATGAAGAGGAGGATTtaagttgggattttgatgatgataagGAGGAGGGTGATGGGTTGTTGTCGAAAGGCGGTGAATCAACTGTGAACGTAGTAGACGCAGAGAAGGGGAGTGTTGATGGTATGATTGTCGAGAATGTGGCGGAGAAGGAAAGGGTTGGGGTTGATGGAAGTGAGGATAAGTTGGAGGAGAAGGTAATAGTTGGGGTGGATATAAGTGAGGATAAGTTGAAGGAGAAGGTAGTAGTGGTGGAGGGAGCGGGCAATATTGTTCAATCATGTGAGGATAATGTTAAGTTGGAGGAGAAGGTAGTGGTGgtggagggagagggagagggagagggcaATATTGTTCAATCATGTAAGGATAATGTTAAGTTGGAGGAGAAGGCCGTGATGGGGAAGGAAGAGGGGGATAATGGCAAATCATGCGAGGATAGTGATAAGTTGGAGGAGAAGGTGGTGGAGGGAAAGGGGGATGATGGTGAATCACCTAAGGATAGTGATGTTTCGGTGGTTTCAAGCAAGTCTCTGGCTGAGGAGGATCTTGAGTGGGATGAGATTGAAGATATTGGGAGTAATGATGAGAGCAAAGGGGAAGCTGTTGGGAGCAGGAAGAGTGCTGGTACAAGTAGAGTTGATTTGCATAAGCAGTTGAGTGCGGCGGAGGAAGAGGAGGATTTTAGTTGGGatattgaagatgaagatgatgcGCGAGTTAAGTGA